From Oryzias melastigma strain HK-1 linkage group LG15, ASM292280v2, whole genome shotgun sequence, one genomic window encodes:
- the slc5a6a gene encoding solute carrier family 5 member 6a (The sequence of the model RefSeq protein was modified relative to this genomic sequence to represent the inferred CDS: added 81 bases not found in genome assembly) — MATAAPMQFTTVDYVIFALLLVASTGIGLFYAFSGGRQRTTQEFLMADRSMSCLPVSLSLLATFQSAVAILGAPSEVYAFGTQYWFLGCSYFLGLLIPAHVFIPVFYRLRLSSAYEYLELRFNKTVRVCGTVTFIFQMVIYMGVVLYAPALALNAVTGFDLWGAVLAMGLVCTLYTALGGLKAVIWTDVFQTVVMFAGQLAVIVVGASQAGGMAEVWRKAVNGSRISGLDLNPDPLQRHTFWTLGVGGVFLMLALYGVNQAQVQRYLSSRSEKEAIMRYGEDSPLEQGYVQSNDQMVLYFVMDVFRDLPGLPGLFVACLFSGALSTISSAFNSLATVTMEDLIKPHFPAMTEARATLLSKGLALVYGLVCLAMAYIASRMGSVLQAAFSIFGMVGGPLLGLFCLGMFFPWANPAGAVVGLVAGLAMAFWIGIGSFVMRVSSPPPAPPLNATSLPLLDVGGTAAPIMNSSRPSGVHALYSLSYMWYSAHNSATVVLVGLVVSLLTGPMKEKELTPGTVFPVLGTLLFFLPERYREKLCCVTPLGQKPAEGSTPPYRRAQRDRQEMVLEDKEPGAAHVKTGGGGVHVEAGSGVHVEAALSSSEELSCQLSAHAVVETAL, encoded by the exons ATGGCAACAGCGGCGCCGATGCAGTTCACCACGGTGGACTACGTCATCTTCGCTCTGCTGCTGGTGGCGTCGACCGGGATCGGCCTGTTCTACGCCTTCTCTGGGGGGCGCCAGCGCACCACACAG GAGTTTCTGATGGCGGACCGCTCCATGAGCTGCCTGCCCGTGTCCCTGTCGCTGCTCGCCACCTTCCAGTCGGCGGTGGCCATCCTCGGCGCCCCGTCGGAGGTCTACGCCTTCGGCACGCAGTACTGGTTCCTGGGCTGCTCCTACTTCCTGGGTCTGCTCATCCCGGCCCACGTCTTCATCCCGGTCTTCTACAGGCTGCGGCTGTCCAGCGCCTACGAG TACCTGGAGCTGCGGTTCAACAAGACGGTCCGTGTGTGCGGGACGGTGACCTTCATCTTCCAGATG GTCATCTACATGGGGGTGGTGCTGTACGCTCCGGCGCTGGCGCTGAATGCAG TGACGGGCTTCGACCTGTGGGGGGCGGTGCTGGCCATGGGGCTGGTGTGCACGCTCTACACCGCTCTG GGGGGGCTGAAGGCCGTGATCTGGACGGACGTCTTCCAGACGGTGGTGATGTTTGCGGGCCAGCTGGCGGTCATCGTGGTGGGGGCCAGTCAGGCGGGGGGCATGGCGGAGGTGTGGAGGAAGGCGGTGAACGGCAGCCGGATCTCCGGGCTGGA CCTGAACCCGGACCCTCTGCAGCGCCACACCTTCTGGACGCTGGGGGTGGGCGGAGTCTTCCTCATGCTGGCTCTGTATGGGGTCAACCAGGCGCAGGTGCAGCGTTACCTGAGCTCGCGCTCCGAGAAGGAGGCCATCATG CGCTACGGCGAGGACAGTCCTCTGGAGCAGGGCTACGTGCAGAGCAACGACCAG ATGGTGCTGTACTTCGTCATGGATGTGTTCAGGGACCTGCCCGGCCTCCCCGGCCTCTTCGTGGCCTGTCTGTTCAGCGGAGCgctcag CACAATCTCTTCAGCCTTTAACTCCTTAGCAACAGTAACCATGGAGGACCTCATCAAGCCCCACTTCCCCGCCATGACTGAAGCCAGGGCCACCCTACTG GCAGCCTTCAGCATCTTCGGCATGGTGGGGGGGCCTCTGCTGGGACTCTTCTGCCTGGGGATGTTCTTCCCCTGGGCGAATCCTGCG GGGGCCGTGGTGGGGCTGGTGGCGGGCCTGGCCATGGCGTTCTGGATCGGGATCGGCAGCTTTGTGATGCGCGTGTCATCGCCCCCTCCCGCCCCACCCCTCAATGCAACCTCCCTCCCCCTACTGGACGTGGGCGGGACTGCAGCCCCCATCATGAACAGCAGCAG GCCCAGCGGCGTGCACGCCCTCTACTCGCTGTCCTACATGTGGTACAGCGCCCACAACTCCGCCACCGTGGTGCTGGTCGGGCTGGTCGTCAGTCTGCTGACAG GACCGATGAAGGAGAAGGAGCTGACTCCGGGGACCGTCTTCCCCGTCTTGGGAACGCTGCTCTTCTTCCTGCCGGAGCGCTACAGGGAGAAGCTGTGCTGCGTGACGCCGCTGGGTCAAAAG CCTGCAGAGGGCAGCACGCCGCCGTACCGGAGGGCCCAAAGAGACAGGCAGGAGATGGTTCTGGAGGACAAGGAACCGGGCGCCGCGCACGTGAAGACAGGCGGCGGTGGAGTGCACGTGGAGGCGGGGAGTGGAGTGCACGTGGAGGCGGCGCTCAGCAGCTCCGAGGAGCTTTCCTGCCAGCTGAGCGCGCACGCCGTGGTGGAGACGGCCCTGTGA
- the LOC112140990 gene encoding transcription factor 23: MNPLENLVSLRGVQLLDSSSTAEQQMNPPTGANSPTPSPRPRTSPRGNKKWVESVCGSGLASALRVQHSPENAARERSRVRNLRQAFHSLQAALPSVPPDTKLSKLDVLVLATNYIAYLTETLDQGGTHAEHAPPPRPGGYLHPVKKWPMRSLLYCGSIGELLSANQRARSGQEGPRPQPVFTDAEKP, translated from the exons ATGAATCCTCTGGAGAACCTAGTGTCGCTGAGGGGGGTCCAGCTGCTGGACTCCAGCTccacagcagagcagcagatgaACCCCCCCACTGGAGCCAACAGCCCCACACCCTCACCCCGACCCAGAACGAGCCCCCGAGGCAACAAGAAGTGG GTGGAGTCTGTGTGTGGGTCTGGACTCGCCTCGGCGCTCCGGGTCCAGCACTCCCCAGAGAACGCAGCTCGAGAGCGAAGCCGAGTACGAAACCTGCGACAGGCCTTCCACAGCCTGCAG GCCGCTCTGCCTTCAGTCCCACCCGACACCAAGCTGTCCAAACTGGATGTTCTGGTCCTGGCAACCAACTACATAGCTTACCTGACAGAGACTCTGGACCAGGGCGGGACACATGCAGAGCATGCTCCGCCCCCCAGGCCTGGTGGATACCTGCATCCTGTCAAG AAGTGGCCCATGCGTTCCCTCCTCTACTGTGGCTCCATTGGAGAGCTGttgtcagccaatcagagggcTCGGAGTGGGCAGGAAGGGCCACGCCCCCAGCCGGTGTTCACAGATGCAGAGAAACCATGA